In Myxococcus stipitatus, a single window of DNA contains:
- a CDS encoding alpha/beta fold hydrolase: MSLLATQAPATAQSPRPAVAKPSVPSQVPGIASLPELPNVWVSNVPPVPEDVRQRLDQYLEARSASVQDVSDDGKQVLISTRFGNTSQLHVVEMPMGARTQLTFTDEPINKARFLPGDSRTLFFLQDKGGGEFFQVFRLDRRTGRSELLTDGKSRHEELVVSPDGRWLSYAGTGRNGKDTDVYVAPTSDPKQARRVTEKEGTWQPLEFSRDGSKLLVQQFRAADDSDLYVADVKTGALRQITPKEGKGSVEGAVFTHDGKGVYLVTDRYSDFSRLYLLDVEKSPPAGTPESLTKAVSWDVTDLALSPDGRQLALLFNEDGFTTMSVLDTRTRALSRVDSLPKGVAYGLRFPNRRSDVVALSFGDTSGPIDAWTVDLKARKSTRWTRSEVGGLDPSSFAAPSLVRYPSTDGVQVPAFLYLPRNVTSKAPVVVVFHGGPEGQSRPAFNAMAQYLVNELGIAMLIPNVRGSTGYGKAYRAMDDGVKREQSLADIGATLDYIASRKDLDASRVGVYGGSYGGYMTLATVAFFPERVRAAVDVVGISSLPSFLQNTQAYRRDLRRAEYGDERDPKVRAVQERISPLGSVDRIRAALYVQQGANDPRVPQSEAEQIVQAVRKRAPDVWYMLATDEGHGFQKKPNRDYAQMTALMFFEKHLGQAGTTAKP, translated from the coding sequence GTGTCCTTGCTCGCTACCCAGGCTCCCGCGACCGCGCAGTCGCCCAGGCCCGCCGTGGCGAAGCCCTCCGTGCCCTCGCAGGTGCCCGGCATCGCGTCCCTGCCCGAGCTGCCCAACGTCTGGGTGAGCAACGTCCCGCCGGTACCGGAGGACGTGCGGCAGCGGCTGGACCAGTACCTGGAGGCGCGCTCCGCGTCGGTGCAGGACGTGAGCGACGACGGCAAGCAGGTGCTCATCTCCACGCGCTTCGGCAACACCAGCCAGCTTCACGTGGTGGAGATGCCGATGGGGGCGCGCACGCAGCTGACGTTCACGGACGAGCCCATCAACAAGGCGCGCTTCCTGCCGGGAGACTCGCGCACCCTCTTCTTCCTCCAGGACAAGGGGGGCGGGGAGTTCTTCCAGGTGTTCCGGCTGGACCGTCGCACGGGGCGCTCGGAGCTGTTGACGGATGGGAAGAGCCGGCACGAGGAACTGGTGGTGTCCCCGGACGGGCGCTGGCTGTCGTATGCGGGCACGGGCCGCAACGGCAAGGACACGGACGTGTACGTGGCGCCCACTTCGGACCCGAAGCAGGCGCGGCGGGTGACGGAGAAGGAGGGCACGTGGCAGCCGCTCGAGTTCTCGCGCGATGGGTCGAAGCTGCTGGTCCAGCAGTTCCGCGCGGCGGATGACTCGGACCTGTACGTGGCGGACGTGAAGACGGGGGCGCTTCGTCAAATCACCCCGAAGGAGGGCAAGGGGAGCGTCGAGGGGGCCGTGTTCACGCATGACGGCAAGGGCGTGTACCTGGTCACGGACCGCTACAGCGACTTCTCGCGGCTGTACCTGCTCGACGTGGAGAAGTCTCCGCCAGCGGGGACGCCGGAGTCGCTGACGAAGGCCGTGAGCTGGGACGTGACGGACCTGGCGCTCTCGCCGGATGGCAGGCAGCTCGCGCTGCTCTTCAACGAGGATGGGTTCACCACGATGTCGGTGCTGGACACGCGCACGCGGGCGTTGTCTCGCGTGGATTCGCTGCCCAAGGGCGTGGCGTACGGGTTGAGGTTCCCGAATCGGCGCTCGGACGTGGTGGCGCTGTCGTTCGGGGATACGAGTGGTCCCATCGATGCGTGGACGGTGGACCTGAAGGCGCGCAAGTCGACGCGGTGGACGCGCTCCGAGGTGGGCGGGCTGGACCCCTCGAGCTTCGCGGCGCCGTCGCTGGTCCGCTATCCCTCCACGGATGGCGTCCAGGTGCCCGCGTTCCTGTATCTGCCGAGGAACGTCACCTCGAAGGCGCCGGTGGTGGTGGTGTTCCACGGGGGCCCGGAGGGACAGTCGCGGCCCGCGTTCAACGCGATGGCGCAGTACCTGGTGAACGAACTGGGCATCGCGATGCTGATTCCCAACGTCCGGGGTTCGACGGGCTACGGCAAGGCGTACCGCGCGATGGATGACGGGGTGAAGCGCGAGCAGAGCCTGGCGGACATCGGCGCGACGCTGGACTACATCGCGTCGCGCAAGGACCTGGATGCGTCGCGCGTCGGCGTCTATGGCGGCTCGTACGGGGGCTACATGACGCTGGCGACGGTGGCGTTCTTCCCGGAGCGCGTGCGCGCGGCGGTGGACGTGGTGGGCATCTCCTCGCTGCCCAGCTTCCTTCAGAACACGCAGGCGTACCGGCGGGATTTGCGTCGCGCGGAGTACGGCGACGAGCGTGACCCGAAGGTGCGCGCGGTGCAGGAGCGGATTTCACCGCTGGGGTCGGTGGACAGGATTCGCGCGGCGCTCTACGTGCAGCAGGGCGCCAACGACCCGCGCGTGCCGCAGTCGGAGGCGGAGCAGATCGTCCAGGCGGTGCGCAAGCGGGCGCCGGATGTCTGGTACATGCTCGCCACGGACGAGGGGCACGGCTTCCAGAAGAAGCCCAACCGCGACTACGCCCAGATGACCGCGCTCATGTTCTTCGAGAAGCATCTGGGACAGGCGGGCACCACGGCGAAGCCCTGA
- a CDS encoding ABC transporter permease/M1 family aminopeptidase yields MNASRLATVARTELAHQLRRPLFVILMVVTFLTVAGLASGNVTIESGASQVGGQKAWVTSEFAVSQTVIFITFLLYIFFVAVGAGMGLIADEEARIGPILHTSPLTPREYVWGKFLAVLSAYLLALVALVGFLLFFHHVVPAGEHAEYRGPLSLLNYARPALFFGVPLLVFVAGAAFALGEGTRRPVLVYFLPVAMLLVCSFFLWDWSPGWLDPRVNRLLQAVDPSGFRWLSETWVKVDRGVAFYNAERVGVDGVFLVNRLGFLALGLGCVAWTVRHVERGLRGAPVRAVRGKTLTDVPVATPVGMLAYDEAPLASLRMEARAPGVLSGLWVVARAEARGLLSQPGLYLFVPLILLQTVVQAMNQLGPFETRLLLSPGFFAVRSMGVASTLVCLLLMFYTVESLEREKACDLAPIHDATPVRTLSVLLGKALANSLVGVAILVAVSLAGVLVQLSQGRVPLTLTPYLVVWGLMVPTFLAWTCFVLVARSVAGGRFGAYGLALAALCLTGYAAVRGHLNWATNWPLWGSVLWSDMGAFERDRGVLLLNRVGMLGLAVFFAVLAVRLDGRRAPDSVNTLERLRPAGLLRGAWRMLPWAVVPLVALLLAAVAVGRGGQGAAAKKRAKEYWQKNLATWLGAPQPAIQDVDLDVELDPAAGTFHTRGTYTLVNRHEKPLATYALTGGDHWEDVRWTVEGQDVTPEDRSRLYVFKPRAPLATGAVARVGFDFHGRFPPGATKNGGKTDEFILPSGVVLTSFGPSFAPVLGFRDDIGIDPEENKYEPRVYPDDYHEGPTEAAWGTGVPFTTRIRVTGPADYTLNSVGVLESDEVKDGRRVSVWRSDHPVSMFNIVAGRWATTRGEGTAVFHHPAHGYNVEAMRRGLDAARRYYSEWFHPYPWRELKLSEFPGLATYAQGFATNITFSESIGFLARDTPEANAVLLITAHEAAHQWWGNLLIPGKGPGGEVLSEGTSHYSAMKLMEVLEGPQTRMEIAKRLEERYTQNRRVDGEQPLVKLDNTREGDNTLLYDKGGWVFTMLEDLMGREAMHAGLQAFLQRYIPSTDHPVLQDFIATLRPFAPDAAAYDAFVQQWFREVHVPEYRLSDARVKQEGGQWVATVTVENVGDGRMPVEVAAVKGERFAPRQPGETGPAKPSPDYRDARGRVVLGAGEKAEVTVRADFEPERWVVDPDVRVLQLRREHAVLKP; encoded by the coding sequence ATGAACGCGAGCCGGCTGGCCACGGTGGCGCGCACGGAGCTGGCGCACCAACTGCGCCGCCCGCTGTTCGTCATCCTGATGGTCGTCACGTTCCTGACGGTGGCGGGGTTGGCCTCGGGCAACGTCACCATCGAGTCCGGCGCGAGCCAGGTGGGCGGCCAGAAGGCCTGGGTGACGAGCGAGTTCGCCGTCTCCCAGACGGTCATCTTCATCACCTTCCTGCTGTACATCTTCTTCGTCGCGGTGGGCGCGGGCATGGGGCTCATCGCGGACGAGGAGGCGCGCATCGGCCCCATCCTCCACACCTCGCCGCTGACGCCGCGCGAGTACGTGTGGGGCAAGTTCCTCGCGGTGCTGTCGGCCTACCTCCTCGCGCTCGTGGCGCTGGTGGGCTTCCTGCTGTTCTTCCACCACGTCGTGCCCGCGGGGGAGCACGCGGAGTACCGGGGGCCGTTGTCGCTGCTCAACTACGCGCGCCCGGCGCTCTTCTTCGGCGTGCCGTTGCTGGTGTTCGTCGCGGGCGCGGCGTTCGCGCTGGGCGAGGGGACGCGGCGGCCGGTGCTCGTCTACTTCCTGCCGGTGGCGATGCTGCTCGTCTGCTCCTTCTTCCTCTGGGACTGGTCGCCTGGCTGGCTGGACCCGCGGGTGAACCGGCTGCTCCAGGCGGTGGACCCGTCGGGCTTCCGCTGGCTGAGCGAGACCTGGGTGAAGGTGGACCGGGGCGTGGCCTTCTACAACGCCGAGCGCGTGGGCGTGGACGGCGTCTTCCTGGTCAACCGCCTGGGCTTCCTGGCGCTGGGCCTGGGCTGCGTGGCGTGGACCGTGCGCCACGTGGAGCGCGGGCTGCGGGGCGCGCCGGTGCGGGCGGTGCGTGGCAAGACGCTCACCGACGTCCCCGTCGCCACGCCCGTGGGCATGCTGGCGTACGACGAGGCGCCGCTGGCCTCGCTGCGCATGGAGGCGCGCGCGCCGGGTGTCCTGTCCGGGCTGTGGGTGGTCGCGCGCGCGGAGGCGCGGGGGCTCCTGTCGCAGCCGGGGCTCTACCTCTTCGTGCCGCTCATCCTGCTCCAGACGGTGGTGCAGGCGATGAATCAGCTGGGGCCCTTCGAGACGCGGCTGCTCCTGTCGCCGGGCTTCTTCGCGGTGCGGTCCATGGGCGTGGCGTCCACGCTCGTGTGCCTGCTGCTCATGTTCTACACGGTGGAGTCGCTGGAGCGGGAGAAGGCGTGCGACCTGGCGCCCATCCACGACGCGACGCCGGTGCGCACGCTGTCGGTGCTGCTGGGCAAGGCGCTCGCCAACAGCCTGGTGGGCGTGGCCATCCTGGTGGCGGTGTCGCTGGCGGGCGTGCTCGTGCAGCTCTCCCAGGGACGGGTGCCGCTGACGCTGACGCCGTACCTCGTGGTGTGGGGGCTGATGGTGCCCACCTTCCTCGCGTGGACGTGCTTCGTGCTGGTGGCGCGCTCGGTGGCGGGCGGGCGCTTCGGGGCGTATGGGCTGGCGCTCGCGGCGCTGTGCCTCACGGGCTACGCGGCGGTGCGAGGGCACCTCAACTGGGCGACGAACTGGCCGCTGTGGGGCTCGGTGCTGTGGTCGGACATGGGCGCGTTCGAGCGGGACCGGGGCGTGCTCCTGCTCAACCGCGTGGGCATGCTGGGGCTGGCCGTCTTCTTCGCGGTGCTGGCGGTGAGGCTGGACGGACGGCGCGCGCCGGACTCGGTGAACACGCTGGAGCGGCTGCGTCCAGCGGGCCTGCTGCGAGGCGCGTGGCGGATGCTGCCCTGGGCCGTGGTGCCGCTGGTGGCGTTGCTGCTGGCGGCGGTGGCGGTGGGGCGGGGCGGCCAGGGCGCGGCGGCGAAGAAGCGCGCGAAGGAGTACTGGCAGAAGAACCTGGCCACGTGGCTGGGCGCGCCGCAGCCCGCCATCCAGGACGTGGACCTGGACGTCGAACTGGACCCGGCGGCGGGGACGTTCCACACGCGAGGCACGTACACGCTGGTGAACCGGCACGAGAAGCCGCTCGCGACGTATGCGCTCACCGGTGGCGACCACTGGGAGGACGTGCGCTGGACGGTGGAGGGTCAGGACGTCACGCCCGAGGACCGCTCCCGCCTGTATGTCTTCAAGCCGCGGGCGCCGCTGGCGACGGGCGCGGTGGCGCGCGTGGGGTTCGACTTCCACGGCCGCTTCCCGCCGGGCGCGACGAAGAACGGCGGCAAGACGGACGAGTTCATCCTCCCCTCGGGCGTCGTGCTCACCAGCTTCGGCCCCAGCTTCGCGCCGGTGCTCGGCTTCCGTGACGACATCGGCATCGACCCGGAGGAGAACAAGTACGAGCCGCGCGTCTACCCGGACGACTACCACGAGGGCCCCACCGAGGCCGCCTGGGGCACCGGCGTCCCCTTCACCACGCGCATCCGCGTGACGGGGCCGGCGGACTACACGCTCAACTCCGTGGGCGTGCTGGAGAGCGACGAGGTGAAGGACGGGCGCCGCGTCAGCGTGTGGCGGAGCGACCACCCGGTGAGCATGTTCAACATCGTCGCCGGACGCTGGGCCACGACGCGGGGCGAGGGCACCGCCGTCTTCCACCACCCCGCGCACGGCTACAACGTGGAGGCCATGCGCCGGGGGCTGGACGCGGCGCGCCGGTACTATTCGGAGTGGTTCCACCCGTATCCGTGGAGGGAGCTGAAGCTGTCGGAGTTCCCCGGCCTCGCCACGTACGCGCAGGGCTTCGCGACGAACATCACGTTCTCGGAGAGCATCGGCTTCCTCGCGCGCGACACGCCGGAGGCGAACGCGGTGCTGCTCATCACCGCGCACGAGGCGGCGCACCAGTGGTGGGGCAACCTGCTCATCCCCGGCAAGGGCCCGGGCGGCGAGGTGCTGTCGGAGGGCACGTCGCACTACTCCGCGATGAAGCTGATGGAGGTGCTGGAGGGGCCCCAGACGCGGATGGAGATCGCCAAGCGGCTGGAGGAGCGCTACACGCAGAACCGGCGGGTGGATGGAGAGCAGCCGCTGGTGAAGCTCGACAACACGCGCGAGGGTGACAACACCCTCCTCTACGACAAGGGCGGCTGGGTGTTCACCATGCTGGAGGACCTGATGGGCCGCGAGGCGATGCACGCGGGCCTCCAGGCGTTCCTCCAGCGGTACATCCCCTCCACGGACCACCCGGTGCTCCAGGACTTCATCGCCACGCTGCGGCCCTTCGCGCCGGACGCCGCGGCCTATGACGCCTTCGTCCAGCAGTGGTTCCGCGAGGTCCACGTCCCCGAGTACCGCCTGTCCGACGCGCGCGTGAAGCAGGAGGGCGGGCAGTGGGTGGCCACGGTGACGGTGGAGAACGTGGGCGACGGCCGCATGCCGGTGGAGGTCGCGGCGGTGAAGGGCGAGCGCTTCGCGCCGCGCCAGCCGGGGGAGACCGGCCCCGCGAAGCCGTCTCCGGACTACCGTGACGCGCGCGGCCGGGTGGTGCTGGGCGCGGGCGAGAAGGCGGAGGTCACGGTGCGCGCCGACTTCGAACCCGAGCGATGGGTGGTGGACCCGGACGTGCGGGTCCTCCAACTGCGCCGGGAGCACGCGGTGCTGAAGCCGTGA
- a CDS encoding GAF domain-containing protein: MAASRLGDARQFGGQAPEVEERLALLAEASRVLADASLEPPAVMDRLCGLVVPLLGAACTLRLLSEDGLWLRTVASAASTPEARLLFQTLNPAALRADEGPSAEVLRTGEALRMLDSDPEELRRLVPPQQQGLLDHFTFTRLMLLPLRARGRGLGTLTVWRDSAARPLESGEQLLLQELADRAALALDVARAYAAEKKARQAAEVAAGRLSRLQRVTAELSQVLTAERVAEVIVDQGLRAVGARRGALWVVEGQHARMLRCSGYDDSLGFIDTFGLMPLDGTGPMTAAILEARPIWVETLEAMEQRYPHEAEKRSQVMRTPSPSVACLPLMAEGRALGVLLFAFPETRDFDPDEQAFLELLAHHAGQAVGRARLLEQEQAARAELAEANKRLAAIIQASPASILLVDIEGRVRMWNPAAERIFGWKAEEVLGEVLPVVPEGKHAEFRRNLEKAARGESLGGAVMQRRRKDGSLIQVALWTALVHPAGGSEQVLSMAVDVTERQRSEAAQHFLAEAGGVLATSLDQEETLERVAHLAVPTYAQSCAVYLADDESAVRCMATAHEGEVTTDTLPAPGAVVVARVVASGVPELRTGVGFGPPGGTRTATGRTGCGAWMCVPLQVRGQTLGALTFVTTKRDYDTQDLALAQELARRSALAIDNARLYRDARQAIRLREEFLSIASHELKTPISALQLQVQSMLAALARSPSGVPPERLARALDVVDRQVKRQTQLIHDLLDVSRISAGRLELSPEPLDLAALVREVVERFEPELERTSTRLELALDSDVHGLWDKLRLDQVLTNLVSNAVKYGRGNPVRVMLARHATGVRVEVTDGGIGIAEEHLPRLFRRFERAVSERNYGGFGLGLWITRQIVEAMGGTINVRSELGVGSTFTVELPRTA, encoded by the coding sequence ATGGCAGCATCTCGACTCGGAGACGCGCGGCAGTTCGGGGGGCAGGCCCCGGAGGTGGAGGAGCGGCTGGCGTTGCTGGCGGAGGCCTCCCGGGTGCTGGCGGATGCCAGCCTGGAGCCCCCCGCCGTCATGGACCGGCTCTGCGGGCTGGTGGTGCCGCTGCTGGGCGCCGCCTGCACGTTGCGGCTGCTCTCCGAGGACGGGCTCTGGCTGCGCACCGTGGCCTCGGCCGCCTCCACGCCCGAGGCGCGGCTGCTGTTCCAGACGCTCAACCCCGCGGCGCTGCGCGCGGACGAGGGCCCCTCGGCGGAGGTGCTGCGCACGGGCGAGGCGCTGCGGATGCTGGACTCTGATCCAGAGGAGCTGCGCCGGCTGGTGCCGCCCCAGCAGCAGGGGCTGCTGGACCACTTCACCTTCACCCGGCTGATGCTGTTGCCGCTGCGTGCGCGCGGGCGCGGCCTGGGCACCCTCACCGTGTGGCGGGACTCGGCGGCGAGGCCGCTCGAGTCGGGGGAGCAGCTGCTGCTCCAGGAGCTGGCGGACCGGGCCGCGCTGGCGCTGGACGTGGCGCGCGCGTACGCGGCGGAGAAGAAGGCGCGACAGGCGGCGGAGGTGGCGGCCGGGCGCCTGTCGCGGTTGCAGCGGGTGACGGCGGAGCTGTCCCAGGTGCTCACCGCGGAGCGGGTGGCGGAGGTCATCGTCGACCAGGGCCTGCGCGCGGTGGGGGCGAGGCGCGGCGCGCTCTGGGTGGTGGAGGGGCAGCACGCGCGGATGCTGCGCTGCTCCGGCTATGACGACTCGCTGGGCTTCATCGACACCTTCGGGTTGATGCCGCTGGATGGCACGGGGCCCATGACGGCCGCCATCCTGGAGGCGCGCCCCATCTGGGTGGAGACGCTGGAGGCCATGGAGCAGCGCTACCCCCACGAGGCCGAGAAGCGCTCCCAGGTGATGCGCACGCCCTCGCCGTCCGTGGCCTGCCTGCCGCTGATGGCGGAGGGGCGCGCGCTGGGCGTGCTGCTGTTCGCCTTCCCGGAGACGCGCGACTTCGACCCGGACGAGCAGGCCTTCCTCGAGCTGCTGGCGCACCACGCGGGGCAGGCGGTCGGGCGCGCGCGGTTGTTGGAGCAGGAGCAGGCGGCGCGCGCGGAGCTGGCCGAGGCCAACAAGCGCCTGGCGGCCATCATCCAGGCGTCCCCCGCCTCCATCCTGCTGGTGGACATCGAGGGGCGGGTGCGGATGTGGAACCCCGCCGCGGAGCGCATCTTCGGGTGGAAGGCGGAGGAGGTGCTGGGCGAGGTGCTGCCGGTGGTCCCCGAGGGCAAGCACGCCGAGTTCCGCCGCAACCTGGAGAAGGCCGCGCGAGGCGAGTCGCTGGGCGGCGCGGTGATGCAGCGCCGGCGCAAGGACGGCTCGCTCATCCAGGTGGCGCTGTGGACGGCGCTGGTGCATCCGGCGGGCGGCTCCGAGCAGGTGCTGAGCATGGCGGTGGACGTCACCGAGCGGCAGCGCAGCGAGGCGGCGCAGCACTTCCTCGCGGAGGCGGGCGGCGTGCTCGCCACCAGCCTGGACCAGGAGGAGACGCTGGAGCGGGTGGCGCACCTGGCCGTGCCGACGTATGCGCAGTCCTGCGCGGTGTACCTCGCGGACGACGAGAGCGCGGTGCGGTGCATGGCGACGGCGCACGAGGGCGAGGTCACCACCGATACGCTGCCCGCCCCGGGCGCGGTGGTGGTGGCGCGCGTGGTGGCGTCCGGCGTGCCGGAGCTGCGCACGGGCGTGGGGTTCGGCCCGCCCGGCGGCACGCGCACCGCGACGGGCAGGACCGGCTGTGGCGCGTGGATGTGCGTGCCGCTCCAGGTGCGGGGCCAGACGCTGGGGGCGCTGACGTTCGTCACGACGAAGCGGGACTACGACACGCAGGACCTGGCGCTGGCGCAGGAGCTGGCGCGCCGGTCGGCGCTGGCCATCGACAACGCGCGGCTCTACCGCGACGCGCGACAGGCCATCCGCCTGCGCGAGGAGTTCCTCTCCATCGCCAGCCACGAGCTGAAGACGCCCATCAGCGCCCTCCAGCTCCAGGTGCAGAGCATGCTGGCGGCGCTGGCCCGCTCGCCCTCGGGCGTTCCGCCGGAGCGGCTGGCGCGCGCGCTGGACGTGGTGGACCGGCAGGTGAAGCGGCAGACGCAGCTCATCCACGACCTGCTGGACGTGTCGCGCATCAGCGCGGGGCGGCTGGAGCTGAGCCCGGAGCCGCTGGACCTGGCGGCGCTGGTGCGCGAGGTGGTGGAGCGCTTCGAGCCGGAGCTGGAGCGCACGAGCACGCGCCTGGAGCTGGCCCTGGACTCGGACGTCCACGGCCTCTGGGACAAGCTGCGGTTGGACCAGGTGCTCACCAACCTGGTGAGCAACGCGGTGAAGTACGGGCGGGGCAACCCAGTGCGCGTCATGCTCGCGCGCCACGCGACGGGCGTGCGGGTGGAGGTGACGGACGGCGGAATCGGCATCGCGGAGGAGCACCTGCCGCGCCTGTTCCGCCGTTTCGAGCGCGCCGTGTCCGAGCGCAACTACGGCGGCTTCGGGCTGGGGCTCTGGATTACCCGGCAGATCGTCGAGGCGATGGGCGGCACCATCAACGTGCGCAGCGAGCTGGGCGTGGGCTCCACGTTCACCGTGGAGCTGCCCCGCACCGCGTGA
- a CDS encoding ABC transporter ATP-binding protein — MLSLRNLVKVYPGPVSALRGVDLDVPRGMFGLLGPNGAGKSTLMKILAGLLEPTSGEVTLDGVDIVRHPEALRPHLGYLPQEFGFYPYLTGEAMLTYLLKLKGVTGPKGLKTLCAELLERVNLGFAAKRKVKEYSGGMRQRLGIAQALAGDPKLIIVDEPTAGLDPEERLRFYRLLAEVASERTVLLSTHIVEDVAMLCPRFAVIRQGRVMAITSPTEAKAAIQGTIFEGTASAAELADLQRTRRVTQAVLFEGRNRVRIHAPEGDVPAGFERVAPTLEDAYLLLMKEPREPVVAPAPGTDVAREVSR; from the coding sequence ATGCTCTCCCTCCGCAACCTGGTGAAGGTCTACCCGGGGCCCGTGTCCGCGCTGCGCGGCGTGGACCTGGACGTACCCCGCGGGATGTTCGGCCTGCTGGGCCCCAACGGCGCGGGCAAGTCCACGCTGATGAAGATTCTCGCGGGCCTCCTGGAGCCCACCTCGGGCGAGGTGACGCTGGACGGGGTCGACATCGTCCGCCACCCCGAGGCGCTCCGACCCCACCTGGGCTACCTGCCGCAGGAGTTCGGCTTCTACCCGTACCTCACGGGCGAGGCGATGCTGACGTACCTGCTGAAGCTCAAGGGCGTCACCGGGCCGAAGGGCTTGAAGACGCTGTGCGCGGAGCTGCTGGAGCGGGTGAACCTCGGCTTCGCGGCGAAGCGGAAGGTGAAGGAGTATTCGGGAGGCATGCGGCAGCGGCTGGGCATCGCCCAGGCGTTGGCGGGCGACCCCAAGCTCATCATCGTGGACGAGCCCACCGCGGGCCTCGACCCCGAGGAGCGCCTGCGCTTCTACCGGCTGCTGGCGGAGGTGGCCAGCGAGCGCACGGTGCTGCTGTCCACGCACATCGTCGAGGACGTGGCCATGCTGTGCCCGCGCTTCGCGGTCATCCGCCAGGGCCGCGTCATGGCCATCACCTCGCCCACGGAGGCGAAGGCCGCCATCCAGGGCACCATCTTCGAGGGCACCGCGTCCGCCGCCGAGCTGGCGGACCTCCAGCGCACCCGCCGCGTGACGCAGGCCGTGCTCTTCGAGGGGCGCAACCGCGTGCGCATCCACGCGCCGGAAGGTGACGTCCCCGCGGGCTTCGAGCGCGTCGCGCCCACGCTGGAGGACGCCTATCTGTTGCTCATGAAGGAGCCGCGCGAGCCCGTGGTCGCGCCCGCGCCGGGGACGGACGTGGCGCGCGAGGTGTCGCGATGA
- a CDS encoding acyl-CoA desaturase — protein MDRGDTRWGEARWDAGKVARWSLLHLGAAIGCAEFHSWDAVAVFAVLTALTLGPGVSVGIHRGLIHKAFRASRTLERLLATLGALAGLGGVIGMSRMHAWRDFHQNQPEADCPPYFGYRDGFRRAMADALFRAWHPRDEAVYPPVDADLAEDPWFRALERAGLWLQVPLALALYALGGPAWVTWGVLLRLALTQDGFWFIHYVSHVAGERAYALPACAEEGRNAGWLALVSMGESWHNNHHAWPASARMGLNWRQPDPGWWCIRLLAALGLVHDVRTPGNLPLRPGAHAVPPRQKAQPTVSASRSLTVHCRIREPRTL, from the coding sequence ATGGACAGGGGAGACACACGGTGGGGCGAGGCGCGGTGGGATGCGGGCAAGGTGGCGCGATGGAGCCTCCTCCACCTGGGCGCCGCCATCGGCTGCGCGGAGTTCCATTCCTGGGACGCGGTGGCGGTGTTCGCGGTGCTGACGGCGCTGACGCTGGGCCCCGGTGTCTCCGTGGGCATCCATCGCGGCCTCATCCACAAGGCCTTCCGCGCGTCACGCACGCTGGAGCGGCTGCTGGCCACGTTGGGCGCGCTCGCGGGGCTGGGCGGCGTCATCGGCATGAGCCGCATGCACGCGTGGCGGGACTTCCACCAGAACCAACCCGAGGCCGACTGCCCGCCCTACTTCGGCTACCGCGATGGCTTCCGCCGCGCCATGGCCGACGCCCTCTTCCGCGCGTGGCATCCTCGCGACGAGGCCGTGTATCCGCCCGTGGACGCGGACCTCGCGGAGGACCCGTGGTTCCGAGCCCTGGAGCGCGCGGGCCTCTGGCTCCAGGTGCCGCTGGCGCTCGCCCTCTACGCGCTCGGTGGCCCCGCATGGGTGACGTGGGGCGTGCTGCTGCGGCTGGCCCTCACGCAGGACGGCTTCTGGTTCATCCACTACGTGAGCCATGTCGCGGGGGAGCGCGCGTACGCGCTGCCCGCTTGCGCGGAGGAGGGACGCAACGCGGGGTGGCTCGCGCTCGTGAGCATGGGCGAGTCGTGGCACAACAACCACCATGCCTGGCCCGCCTCCGCGCGGATGGGATTGAACTGGCGACAGCCGGACCCGGGCTGGTGGTGCATCCGACTGCTCGCCGCGCTGGGCCTGGTCCACGACGTGAGGACGCCGGGCAACCTGCCCCTCCGCCCCGGCGCGCACGCCGTCCCTCCGCGTCAGAAGGCCCAGCCCACGGTGAGCGCCAGCCGCTCGCTGACGGTCCACTGCCGGATTCGCGAACCGAGGACGCTCTGA